The following proteins are encoded in a genomic region of Prosthecobacter sp. SYSU 5D2:
- a CDS encoding YeeE/YedE thiosulfate transporter family protein: protein MKDPGSVVKASSTPKKGPAGLGRLLGAVAFGLCFGFLLQKGGVAKYNVLVGQLLLQDFTVVKVMMTAVVVGMAGVLTLHHFAKVNLHIQPLRIGANLIGGLLFGAGFALLAYCPGTGAAALGQGSWDVLFGMAGLVIGSWIYAELSTRLQATVEKWGDKGKVTLPELFHLPRSFFIPGFILVLGVCLYILDLYTVR from the coding sequence ATGAAAGATCCGGGTTCAGTTGTCAAAGCTTCCAGCACACCCAAAAAAGGTCCTGCTGGCCTTGGCCGTTTGCTTGGCGCTGTTGCCTTTGGACTGTGTTTCGGCTTTCTTTTGCAGAAGGGCGGCGTCGCCAAATACAACGTGCTGGTCGGCCAGCTCCTCTTGCAGGACTTCACCGTCGTTAAGGTCATGATGACCGCCGTCGTCGTCGGCATGGCAGGAGTTCTGACCCTGCACCACTTTGCCAAGGTCAATCTTCATATCCAGCCGTTGCGGATCGGGGCCAACCTCATTGGAGGCCTGCTGTTTGGGGCCGGTTTCGCCCTGCTGGCCTATTGCCCAGGGACAGGTGCTGCCGCTCTCGGTCAGGGAAGCTGGGACGTACTCTTCGGCATGGCCGGTCTTGTGATCGGCTCATGGATCTACGCGGAACTCTCCACCCGGCTTCAAGCCACCGTCGAAAAATGGGGAGATAAAGGCAAGGTCACTCTCCCCGAACTATTTCATCTGCCGCGCAGCTTCTTTATACCCGGCTTCATTCTCGTGCTGGGCGTATGCCTTTATATCTTGGATCTTTATACCGTGCGCTAA
- a CDS encoding YeeE/YedE thiosulfate transporter family protein encodes MKAIFTISLITLPSLSQAADLGANALDYGGGAWSPFVVGAGIGILSWLTFALAGKAIGASSFYATVAGFIGMVVAPGHTRSLKYYQDNPPRLDWGFAFVIATVLGGFLAAWSGGEIKDEWLHPMWTDRFGDSLLLRAAIGMAGGLLMAFGARLAGGCTSGHGISGTLQLSAGSWLTVIAMFIGGIATAMLLYLWL; translated from the coding sequence ATGAAAGCAATCTTCACCATCAGCCTGATCACACTTCCCAGCCTCTCACAGGCTGCAGATCTGGGGGCCAATGCTCTGGATTATGGAGGCGGGGCCTGGTCGCCCTTTGTGGTGGGAGCAGGCATCGGCATCCTTTCCTGGCTGACTTTCGCATTGGCTGGAAAAGCCATCGGAGCCTCGTCTTTCTATGCCACGGTGGCCGGATTTATTGGCATGGTCGTGGCTCCCGGTCACACCCGGTCGCTAAAATACTATCAGGATAATCCGCCTCGTCTGGACTGGGGTTTTGCTTTTGTCATCGCCACTGTTCTGGGCGGGTTCCTTGCCGCCTGGTCAGGGGGCGAAATCAAAGATGAATGGCTGCACCCCATGTGGACCGACCGCTTTGGCGACAGCCTCCTTCTCCGCGCTGCCATCGGTATGGCCGGCGGCCTGCTCATGGCCTTTGGAGCCCGCCTGGCAGGCGGCTGCACCAGCGGTCATGGCATCAGCGGCACCTTGCAGCTCAGCGCGGGCTCCTGGCTCACGGTCATTGCCATGTTCATCGGCGGCATTGCCACCGCCATGTTGTTATACCTTTGGTTATGA
- a CDS encoding MBL fold metallo-hydrolase, which produces MALIFERIQTEGIAELSYLLGDDSVGVAAVFDPTPDVEKYVKLAREKQVSITHIFETHIHADLVSGSRELCARVGSAKMFLSHEGDACYGFEHENLAEGDRFTFGKTIVTVKHTPGHTPEHVSFELTAEEHPETPWGVLTGDSLFVSSAGRPDLLGSGQTEELTRQLFHTLRDYYLSLPDGTAIFPAHGHGSPCGADIGDRLDSTIGYERKHNAWLQLPEFEAFKEHALGNAPPVPEYYPRMKKINARGPEILGGLPQAPGLPAPVFHQAVQEGKGILVDTRMMLAFGGGHVPGALNIAASPMLSIWAGWLLKPEEPLLLVLDDDASLDKVLKLFLRTGYTRIAGYLAGGMKAWNNAGLPLDHVGQWSVHQVKDAVSPSSLQIVDVRTPDEWGQGHIPGASHFFLPDLRKRCGELDRDAPAAVYCDSGYRASIGTSILKQEGFHLVYNIPGSWQAWKSAGYPVAGGNGSE; this is translated from the coding sequence ATGGCTCTTATCTTTGAACGCATCCAGACGGAAGGCATCGCTGAGCTTTCCTATTTGCTGGGCGACGACAGTGTCGGCGTGGCGGCCGTATTCGACCCCACGCCGGATGTGGAGAAATACGTGAAGCTGGCTCGTGAAAAGCAGGTTTCCATCACCCACATCTTTGAAACCCACATCCATGCGGATCTCGTCAGCGGGTCGCGGGAACTTTGTGCCAGAGTCGGCTCGGCCAAAATGTTCCTCAGTCATGAAGGGGATGCGTGTTACGGCTTTGAGCATGAAAATCTGGCTGAAGGAGACCGCTTCACCTTTGGGAAAACGATTGTGACGGTGAAGCACACGCCCGGCCACACGCCTGAGCATGTCAGTTTTGAACTCACGGCGGAAGAGCATCCGGAAACACCCTGGGGTGTCCTCACGGGCGATTCCCTCTTTGTCAGTTCCGCCGGGCGTCCTGACCTGCTGGGGTCCGGCCAGACGGAGGAACTTACCCGCCAGCTCTTCCATACGCTTCGGGATTATTATCTAAGCCTGCCGGACGGCACGGCCATCTTTCCTGCCCATGGTCACGGTTCACCCTGCGGCGCTGACATTGGCGACCGCCTGGACAGCACCATTGGTTACGAGAGAAAACACAATGCCTGGCTGCAACTGCCGGAGTTTGAGGCCTTCAAAGAGCATGCTCTGGGCAATGCCCCACCGGTGCCTGAATACTATCCCCGGATGAAGAAGATCAATGCCAGAGGCCCGGAAATCCTTGGCGGTCTGCCTCAGGCACCTGGACTGCCGGCTCCGGTTTTTCATCAGGCGGTACAAGAAGGGAAAGGCATTCTGGTGGATACCCGGATGATGCTGGCTTTTGGCGGCGGCCATGTGCCAGGAGCACTGAACATTGCCGCTTCTCCCATGCTGTCCATCTGGGCTGGCTGGCTGCTCAAGCCTGAAGAGCCTCTTCTCCTGGTCCTGGATGATGATGCCAGCCTGGACAAAGTTTTGAAACTCTTCCTTCGCACAGGATATACCCGGATTGCGGGTTATCTTGCTGGCGGCATGAAAGCGTGGAACAACGCCGGCCTGCCGCTTGATCATGTGGGCCAATGGAGCGTTCATCAGGTGAAGGATGCCGTCTCCCCCTCGTCCTTGCAGATCGTGGACGTGCGAACCCCGGATGAATGGGGCCAGGGCCACATCCCAGGAGCGTCACACTTTTTCCTTCCTGACCTGCGCAAGCGCTGCGGGGAACTCGACCGCGACGCTCCAGCAGCCGTCTATTGTGACAGCGGCTACCGAGCCAGCATCGGCACCAGCATTCTGAAGCAAGAGGGTTTCCATCTGGTTTATAACATCCCAGGTAGCTGGCAGGCCTGGAAAAGCGCCGGTTATCCGGTCGCAGGAGGGAATGGCAGCGAATGA